The following coding sequences lie in one Candidatus Nezhaarchaeota archaeon genomic window:
- a CDS encoding phenylalanine--tRNA ligase subunit alpha: protein MVGLRLSNMELRVLRALKKVGGEATASQLASLEQLDKNALMSALERLASKNLIKLEKIRDELLALTPEGLNYAAQGLPERRLYEASIPSASLSEVKSKLGMSDNAFSIALGWAKRKGWVEVRNGIVKALKAPEVDDDELALRRLLELSSATTSDLCDLGECVERLKKRSLVIAKPLIEVRAKLTSEGLAAVEKAESLVEISVLTPEIVRSRAWATIRLKPYDVAAEPYVTHPGKKHFYLNFLDEIREVLVSMGFIEHEGPLVETEFWNFDALFQAQDHPAREIHDSFHVKKPSDGWIEDEELAERVRRVHEDGWTTGSRGWGYRWSYQVAKRLVLRTQTTAVSVRYLSKHPKPPVRMFCLSRVYRPDVLDAKHSMEFMQLDGVYGDHGVTLRHLLGIIEELASALKLGLVRFKPGYFPFTEPSVEGFVKHPTLGWIEFVGSGMFRPEVLKPLGVDYPVAAWGIGVDRLAMVILGVHDIRDLYTYRLEWLRARPLPWREA from the coding sequence GTGGTGGGCTTACGTTTAAGCAACATGGAGCTTAGAGTCCTTAGAGCGCTTAAGAAGGTGGGCGGCGAAGCTACGGCTTCTCAATTAGCTTCCTTAGAGCAGCTTGATAAGAACGCTTTAATGTCAGCCTTAGAGAGGCTAGCTAGCAAGAACCTCATAAAGCTTGAAAAGATCAGAGATGAGCTACTCGCCCTTACACCTGAAGGGCTTAATTATGCTGCACAGGGCTTACCTGAGCGCCGTCTCTATGAGGCTTCAATACCAAGCGCCTCGCTGAGTGAAGTTAAGTCTAAGCTAGGTATGAGTGACAATGCTTTCTCAATAGCTCTAGGATGGGCTAAGCGCAAGGGCTGGGTTGAGGTAAGAAACGGCATTGTGAAGGCTCTTAAGGCTCCAGAAGTAGATGACGATGAGCTAGCTTTAAGGAGGCTGCTTGAACTTAGCTCAGCGACCACCTCTGACTTATGTGACTTAGGAGAGTGCGTTGAGAGGCTCAAGAAGAGGTCGTTAGTAATTGCGAAGCCCTTAATCGAAGTTAGGGCTAAATTAACAAGTGAGGGGTTGGCCGCGGTTGAAAAGGCTGAGAGCCTGGTTGAGATCTCTGTCTTAACCCCTGAGATCGTGAGGAGCCGTGCTTGGGCTACCATCAGACTTAAGCCCTACGACGTAGCTGCTGAGCCCTACGTAACGCACCCTGGAAAGAAGCACTTCTACCTCAACTTCCTTGACGAAATTAGGGAGGTACTGGTTTCTATGGGCTTTATTGAGCATGAAGGGCCACTCGTTGAAACCGAGTTCTGGAACTTCGACGCCCTATTTCAAGCTCAAGACCATCCCGCTAGAGAAATACATGATAGCTTCCACGTTAAGAAGCCTAGTGATGGCTGGATTGAGGACGAAGAATTAGCGGAAAGGGTTAGGAGGGTTCATGAAGACGGTTGGACGACGGGGTCGAGGGGCTGGGGGTATCGATGGAGCTACCAAGTAGCGAAGCGCCTCGTGCTTAGAACTCAAACCACAGCTGTATCTGTGAGGTACTTGTCTAAACACCCTAAGCCCCCAGTCCGCATGTTTTGTTTATCACGTGTATATAGGCCTGATGTGCTCGACGCCAAGCACTCCATGGAGTTTATGCAACTAGACGGGGTTTACGGAGATCATGGTGTTACACTGCGCCACCTTCTAGGCATAATAGAGGAGCTAGCCTCAGCACTTAAGCTGGGCCTGGTGAGATTTAAACCAGGGTATTTTCCTTTTACTGAGCCTAGCGTAGAGGGCTTTGTTAAGCACCCTACGCTTGGCTGGATTGAGTTTGTAGGTTCTGGAATGTTTAGGCCTGAGGTTCTTAAGCCACTTGGCGTAGACTACCCAGTAGCAGCTTGGGGGATCGGGGTAGATAGGCTCGCTATGGTGATACTTGGCGTCCACGACATACGAGACCTCTATACATACAGGCTAGAATGGCTTAGGGCTAGGCCTCTACCTTGGAGGGAGGCGTGA
- the pheT gene encoding phenylalanine--tRNA ligase subunit beta encodes MEGGVMPTVTIDSRELLAMLRGSVSLNELMDILFFHKCLVESVNGWNITIEVTADRPDMLSIEGIARALKLFLGLEEPRKYEVLDGNVTISVDPLVFNSRPFILSAIIRGVSLSEGLIQQLMVFQEKLHLTYCRRRSKAAIGLHDLDTVGHRIIYTALPPSDIRFIPLGEEREMSGDEILMYTEKGREFSFLFKGFDRYPLLLDERGRALSMPPIINCSSTKVTPLTKNLFIEVTGTDFGTVSQALNVVALNVLERGGVLEKVKVLYPDRHISSPILDTQVQYVELSYINNCLGLSLTEEEVVSCLKRMGHIATAHRGTVEVHPPPYRCDILHAIDIVEDVAIGYGFNRIIPERPPRTQVGSLLNITKLTNVARELMVGLGFQEILNYTLTAIEVISLNASLSIEDVVVLENPISSEYACLRNWLIPILLNFLSRNKHARLPQKVFECGDVVYADPSSPTSTRVERKLAAAICSNKVGYEDVQSCLYALLRNLGFSEWFIEPISHPCFIEGRSARIKVNEDEVAILGETHPEVLVLFGLESPVACFELNLSKVLSLLTPQRCYE; translated from the coding sequence TTGGAGGGAGGCGTGATGCCAACGGTTACCATCGACTCGAGGGAGCTTTTAGCCATGCTCAGGGGGTCAGTGAGCCTGAATGAGCTCATGGACATCCTCTTCTTTCATAAGTGTTTAGTGGAAAGCGTAAATGGATGGAACATCACCATAGAGGTTACAGCTGACAGACCGGATATGTTAAGTATTGAGGGAATAGCTAGGGCTCTTAAGTTATTCCTAGGGCTCGAAGAACCCAGGAAGTATGAGGTTCTTGATGGTAATGTGACGATTAGCGTTGATCCATTGGTCTTTAACTCAAGGCCCTTCATTCTCAGCGCTATAATTAGGGGGGTTAGCCTGAGCGAGGGATTAATACAGCAACTAATGGTATTTCAGGAGAAGCTTCACTTAACGTACTGTAGGAGAAGGTCGAAGGCCGCTATCGGCCTTCATGATTTAGACACCGTAGGGCACAGGATAATTTACACAGCGCTCCCTCCTTCTGATATACGATTTATCCCTCTTGGTGAAGAGAGGGAAATGAGCGGTGACGAAATACTTATGTATACAGAGAAAGGTAGAGAATTCTCCTTCCTGTTTAAGGGCTTTGATAGGTACCCCCTACTACTTGATGAGAGGGGCAGGGCTCTATCGATGCCGCCTATAATTAACTGTAGCTCGACAAAGGTGACCCCCCTAACTAAGAACTTATTTATTGAAGTTACTGGTACCGACTTCGGAACTGTAAGCCAAGCCCTTAACGTTGTGGCCCTTAATGTACTTGAGAGAGGAGGGGTTTTGGAGAAGGTTAAGGTTCTTTATCCAGATCGTCACATCTCATCCCCCATCCTCGATACTCAAGTGCAGTACGTGGAGTTGAGCTATATTAATAACTGCTTAGGCCTAAGTCTTACTGAAGAAGAAGTAGTGTCCTGTCTTAAGAGAATGGGCCATATTGCAACGGCTCACAGAGGCACCGTGGAGGTCCATCCTCCTCCATACAGGTGTGACATCCTTCACGCTATAGACATCGTCGAAGATGTAGCCATAGGCTACGGTTTCAACAGGATAATACCTGAAAGACCTCCACGTACGCAAGTAGGCAGCCTTCTTAATATAACTAAGCTAACAAACGTAGCTAGAGAACTCATGGTGGGACTTGGCTTTCAAGAAATACTCAACTACACGTTAACAGCAATCGAAGTGATTAGCCTTAATGCCTCCCTTAGCATTGAGGACGTCGTGGTCTTGGAGAATCCAATATCAAGTGAATATGCTTGCCTGAGAAACTGGCTCATTCCTATACTGCTAAACTTCCTTTCTCGTAATAAGCACGCTCGTCTTCCGCAAAAAGTCTTTGAATGCGGAGACGTAGTCTACGCTGACCCCTCAAGTCCTACTTCCACTCGCGTCGAAAGGAAATTAGCAGCAGCCATTTGTAGTAATAAAGTGGGATATGAAGACGTTCAGTCCTGCCTTTACGCCCTCCTACGTAATTTAGGCTTTAGTGAATGGTTCATAGAGCCCATATCTCATCCTTGCTTTATTGAGGGAAGGTCGGCTAGGATTAAGGTTAATGAGGATGAAGTGGCTATACTAGGTGAGACCCATCCTGAGGTCTTAGTTCTATTTGGGCTAGAAAGCCCGGTGGCTTGCTTTGAACTTAATTTATCTAAGGTACTTAGCCTCTTAACTCCTCAACGTTGTTATGAGTGA
- a CDS encoding tyrosine--tRNA ligase, with protein MKTKLDLASRNTEEVVKLEELEALLREGRKPKAYWGFEPSGLMHLGMGLVTGSKIKDLVEADFDFIIFLADWHAWINNKLGGDIGKIRLVGEYFKHCFTALGLSPNKVRYVWSSELTSEQKYWEVVVKVAKNSTLTRVKRALPIMGRSLKEGDVEAAWLMYPCMQVADIFYMDLDVACGGIDQRKAHMLARDVADKLGFKKPVCIHTPLLMGLEGPGRAEGFDEDARVNKAIASKMSKSSPERCIFIHDEPEEIRRKVMKAYCPPRNVEDNPLLEMVRLIIIPWRGKIDIKVKKEVVAFNSYPEVAKAYAKGDIHPLDLKEAVTEILIEILKPVRDYFKGRRELDEVKELEITR; from the coding sequence ATAAAGACGAAGTTAGACTTAGCCTCGAGGAACACCGAGGAAGTAGTGAAGCTGGAGGAGCTCGAGGCTCTTCTACGAGAAGGAAGGAAGCCTAAGGCATACTGGGGTTTCGAGCCCTCAGGGCTTATGCATCTAGGCATGGGCTTAGTTACGGGCTCTAAGATAAAGGACTTGGTTGAAGCGGATTTCGATTTTATCATCTTCTTAGCCGATTGGCATGCCTGGATAAATAACAAGCTTGGGGGGGACATAGGGAAAATCAGGCTTGTAGGTGAGTACTTCAAGCACTGCTTCACAGCGCTCGGACTTTCTCCCAATAAGGTGCGTTATGTGTGGTCATCAGAGCTGACGAGCGAACAGAAGTACTGGGAGGTGGTGGTTAAGGTAGCTAAAAACTCTACGCTGACTCGTGTTAAGAGGGCTTTGCCAATAATGGGAAGGAGCCTAAAAGAGGGAGACGTAGAGGCAGCTTGGTTAATGTATCCATGCATGCAGGTCGCGGACATTTTTTACATGGATTTAGACGTGGCTTGCGGAGGTATTGATCAGCGCAAAGCACATATGCTCGCTAGGGATGTTGCTGATAAACTTGGCTTTAAGAAACCCGTTTGTATACATACTCCTCTCTTAATGGGCCTGGAGGGGCCCGGTAGGGCAGAGGGCTTTGACGAAGACGCTAGGGTGAATAAAGCAATAGCTTCTAAGATGTCCAAGAGCTCGCCTGAGAGATGTATCTTCATACACGACGAGCCCGAGGAGATTAGAAGGAAAGTGATGAAAGCCTACTGTCCACCGAGAAACGTTGAAGACAATCCATTGCTTGAGATGGTTAGGCTAATCATCATCCCTTGGAGGGGAAAAATAGATATCAAGGTGAAGAAGGAGGTGGTAGCGTTTAATAGTTACCCAGAGGTGGCTAAGGCTTATGCTAAGGGCGACATACACCCTCTAGATCTAAAGGAAGCAGTAACTGAGATTTTAATAGAAATCCTAAAACCAGTGAGGGACTACTTTAAGGGAAGAAGAGAGTTAGACGAGGTAAAGGAGCTAGAAATTACTAGATGA